A genomic segment from Nicotiana sylvestris chromosome 1, ASM39365v2, whole genome shotgun sequence encodes:
- the LOC138873228 gene encoding uncharacterized mitochondrial protein AtMg00810-like, which yields MKDLGELKFFLGIEFARSREGIIMNQRKYALELIADLGLGGAKPANAPLEHNQNLTSSNYDIFINTQSTDKDNADREHLIPNTTQYQRLVGRLLYVTMTRADIAFDIQVLSQFMHKPKQSHMEAALRVVRYIKNAPGLGLLMPSESSRKLKAYCDLDWRGCLKTRKSVTGYLVKFGNALVSWKSKNQDTVPRSSAEAEFRSMASVVAELTWLIGLYKELRVEVEVPMDLYYDSKAAIQIVVNPIFHEHTKHIDIDCHFVREKIIQGLVKTYYVYTKEQQTDLLTKSLGKPQHDY from the coding sequence atgaaagatcttggtgaGCTCAAGTTTTTCCTGGGCATTGAGTTTGCCAGATCAAGGGAGGGTATTATCATGAATCAGAGAAAATATGCTCTAGAGCTAATTGCTGACCTGGGACTTGGAGGAGCTAAACCTGCTAATGCTCCATTAGAGcacaatcaaaatctcacctCTTCAAACTATGATATCTTCATTAACACTCAAAGCACAGACAAGGACAATGCAGATAGAGAACACCTGATACCTAATACTACCCAGTATCAAAGGCTAGTAGGGAGACTTCTCTATGTGACAATGACCAGAGCAGACATTGCCTTTGATATTCAGGTCCTTAGCCAGTTTATGCATAAGCCCAAGCAATCTCATATGGAAGCTGCACTAAGGGTAGTAAGGTATATCAAGAATGCACCTGGTTTAGGATTGCTAATGCCTTCTGAAAGCTCAAGGAAACTAAAAGCCTACTGTGACTTAGACTGGAGAGGCTGCTTGAAGACTAGAAAATCTGTTACAGGCTATCTAGTGAAGTTTGGAAATGCTTTAGTCTCTTGGAAGTCAAAGAATCAAGACACTGTGCCAAGGAGCTCTGCAGAAGCAGAGTTCAGAAGCATGGCCTCAGTGGTGGCTGAATTAACCTGGTTAATAGGTCTATACAAAGAATTAAGAGTGGAGGTTGAAGTGCCTATGGATCTATACTATGACAGCAAGGCTGCAATCCAGATTGTAGTCAACCCTATATTCCACGAACACACAAAACACATTGACATAGATTGTCACTTTGTTAGAGAAAAAATTATTCAAGGATTGGTAAAGACATACTATGTTTATACAAAAGAACAACAAACTGATCTACTGACCAAAAGTCTGGGAAAGCCACAACATGATTACTAA